In Candidatus Methanosphaera massiliense, the following are encoded in one genomic region:
- a CDS encoding DUF128 domain-containing protein: MKMMEILRILYSKNEILGAKVISEELKKRGYSLGERAVRYHMHILDERGLTEKVGYKGRKITDEGIEELKKGLIYDQVDFTYSHFQEKMYNVDLDPETGKGSVIVNISSINELDSTALINKMFEKGLSVSNRYHIYEHENKTYIETVCGTTIDGVLQHNGIISKLMYGGLLKVEDYVPINFTEQIAYSKTSITPLEAFTSSDNTSILDVVTSGTGVIPANFRIIPAVKKEQTIKLLQKLNKININGVITIGEPGKPVLGIPVPEGMTGIAIIGGVTPLCAAQEAGYDLSVKLADSYSEYSKMVSSSHEMKTPLKPATAKNNHQISFILNKISNLISQVNFDEETCEGEVITNISYINREYLDESLEILNKVYKSKPEYCIGNRYSIIDYPDNKVGLGTICSLTVDGILINKGITVTPGYSGVLDVYGNNRRFIELISYMGSSIDPHEIFLKKNMEDILGSLNNSGKILASVHSIPYIARDKTISVLESLKESGFEVLKLGKPNEYMYNARIEKYNFGFVLSGGLNPIAAIKEKDIPVDIKSIETIVDFNSFEEL; this comes from the coding sequence ATGAAAATGATGGAGATTCTACGAATTTTATATAGTAAAAATGAAATTCTAGGAGCTAAAGTCATTTCAGAGGAACTGAAAAAAAGAGGTTATTCTCTAGGTGAACGAGCTGTAAGGTATCATATGCATATCTTAGATGAACGTGGTCTTACAGAAAAAGTTGGTTACAAGGGAAGAAAAATAACAGATGAAGGAATTGAAGAACTTAAAAAAGGATTAATATATGACCAGGTGGATTTCACATATTCTCACTTTCAAGAGAAAATGTATAATGTAGACCTAGATCCTGAAACTGGAAAAGGGTCCGTTATAGTAAATATTTCATCAATTAATGAACTTGACTCAACAGCCCTAATTAACAAAATGTTCGAAAAGGGATTGAGTGTTAGTAATAGATATCATATCTATGAACATGAGAATAAGACATATATCGAGACAGTATGTGGTACTACTATTGACGGTGTTTTACAGCACAATGGTATTATCTCAAAACTTATGTATGGTGGACTTTTAAAAGTAGAGGATTACGTGCCTATTAACTTCACAGAACAAATAGCTTATTCTAAAACATCAATTACACCTTTAGAAGCTTTCACAAGTTCAGATAATACATCCATATTAGATGTTGTTACTAGTGGTACTGGTGTTATTCCAGCTAATTTCAGAATCATTCCAGCAGTGAAGAAAGAACAAACTATTAAATTACTACAAAAACTTAATAAGATTAATATTAATGGTGTTATAACTATTGGTGAACCTGGAAAGCCTGTGCTTGGAATACCTGTGCCTGAGGGTATGACTGGTATTGCTATTATTGGTGGTGTTACACCATTATGTGCAGCACAAGAAGCAGGTTATGATTTAAGTGTTAAATTAGCTGATAGTTATAGTGAATATAGTAAAATGGTTAGTTCAAGTCATGAGATGAAAACACCTCTAAAACCAGCGACTGCTAAAAATAATCATCAAATTTCATTTATATTAAATAAAATATCTAATTTAATATCGCAAGTTAATTTTGATGAAGAAACATGTGAAGGTGAAGTTATTACCAATATATCATATATCAACAGAGAATATCTGGATGAAAGTCTTGAAATATTAAACAAGGTATATAAATCTAAACCAGAATATTGTATTGGTAATAGATATTCCATTATAGATTATCCTGATAATAAAGTAGGACTTGGAACAATCTGTAGTTTAACAGTAGATGGTATATTAATAAATAAAGGTATCACTGTTACACCAGGGTATAGTGGTGTTTTAGATGTCTATGGAAATAATAGACGTTTCATTGAATTAATATCATACATGGGTTCCTCTATCGATCCTCATGAAATATTCCTTAAGAAAAATATGGAGGATATTCTTGGTTCACTGAATAATTCTGGTAAAATATTAGCTAGTGTCCATTCAATTCCATATATTGCAAGAGATAAGACTATTAGTGTACTAGAATCATTAAAAGAATCTGGTTTCGAAGTTTTAAAACTAGGTAAACCTAATGAGTACATGTATAATGCTAGAATAGAGAAATATAATTTTGGATTTGTATTATCTGGGGGTCTTAATCCTATTGCTGCAATTAAAGAGAAAGATATTCCTGTTGATATAAAATCTATTGAAACTATTGTTGACTTTAATTCTTTTGAAGAATTATAA
- a CDS encoding heavy-metal-associated domain-containing protein, with the protein MSSKEDVFDVQDMHCNACVNTITKTLTNNSNIDNVDCDLDTKEVKVTYDDEQVDVEEILSALDTIGFPATIKKKP; encoded by the coding sequence ATGTCCAGCAAAGAAGATGTATTTGATGTACAGGATATGCACTGTAATGCTTGTGTAAATACAATTACAAAGACACTTACAAACAATTCCAACATAGACAATGTAGACTGTGATTTAGATACTAAAGAAGTTAAAGTCACATACGACGATGAACAAGTAGACGTAGAAGAAATCTTAAGTGCATTAGACACAATAGGTTTCCCAGCAACTATCAAAAAAAAACCATAA
- a CDS encoding heavy metal translocating P-type ATPase, whose product MTCVMCSRAVTSAVSKMPGVYSAHVNLVSETADVIYNPKVVTLEDIGDRINSIGYIYMGIHDNNSINNEKVEEQRQKSLKQKLYRIIVGFFFSAILMIIMFGDFGLGSNKPYVSLAISVIPFVYVSYPIFKSGFNAVKNLNLNMDVMYSLGMGVSFIASLLSTFNLLGSSEFMLYDTSIMLGAFLMLGKYLEDRAKSKTSDSINNLVELKATEATIERNIDGKIVQEKVDINDVLKGNIVIVKPGEKVPIDGKVIEGKSYVDESLVTGESVPVQKTVGDEVIGGSINKDGSFKLRVTNTGDKTVLSQIISMVQDAQNSAPPIQKLADKVITYFIPAILVIALISFIVWYIGFGSPFLYSLSIFISIIVVACPCALGLAIPTALTVGVGLAAKYGILIKDGETLEVSEQITHVLLDKTGTITVGQPVLSNVINYTADKYDDEILKISRSIEQFSQHPISSALFNNKDKNEFELFTVDDFENISGKGVKAKIDDTQYFIGNKKILSDANITIPDNVLNDLEQEELNMKTSIILADSSNVLAIISVEDMIKENSRKAIKEFHDLGIKTTMVSGDNKNSAEKIAQEVGIDGVIAEVLPQGKLDYVKELQSKGEIVGFIGDGINDAPSLTKADVGIAIGTGTDVAIESGDIILINGDLLNAVAGIQISKKTMSRVRLNLFWAFAYNVILIPLAAGILIPWNIFFRPEYSAFAMALSSVTVITLSLLLRGYVPEVFKDEI is encoded by the coding sequence ATGACCTGTGTCATGTGTTCCAGAGCAGTAACCTCCGCAGTATCAAAAATGCCCGGAGTATACTCAGCCCATGTTAATCTTGTCTCTGAAACAGCAGATGTAATCTACAATCCAAAAGTAGTAACACTTGAGGATATTGGAGATAGGATTAATTCTATTGGGTATATTTACATGGGTATTCATGATAATAATTCTATAAATAATGAAAAAGTTGAAGAACAAAGACAAAAAAGTCTAAAACAGAAACTATACAGAATTATTGTAGGATTCTTTTTCTCAGCAATATTAATGATTATAATGTTTGGAGACTTTGGCCTAGGCTCAAACAAACCATACGTTTCACTAGCAATATCAGTAATACCATTTGTTTACGTATCATATCCTATTTTTAAATCAGGATTCAATGCAGTAAAAAATCTTAATTTAAACATGGATGTAATGTATTCACTAGGTATGGGTGTGTCATTTATAGCTAGTTTATTAAGTACATTTAATCTTTTAGGCTCTTCAGAATTCATGTTATATGATACTAGTATAATGTTAGGTGCATTCCTAATGCTAGGTAAGTACCTTGAAGACAGAGCAAAATCTAAAACATCCGACTCAATTAACAACTTAGTTGAACTAAAAGCAACAGAAGCAACAATAGAAAGAAACATTGACGGTAAAATCGTTCAAGAAAAAGTAGATATAAACGATGTATTAAAAGGAAACATAGTAATAGTTAAACCGGGTGAAAAAGTACCAATAGATGGAAAAGTCATTGAAGGAAAAAGCTATGTTGATGAATCATTAGTAACTGGTGAGTCAGTACCAGTACAAAAAACAGTAGGTGACGAGGTTATAGGAGGATCAATTAATAAAGACGGATCCTTTAAATTAAGAGTTACTAACACTGGAGATAAAACAGTATTATCACAAATAATATCAATGGTACAGGATGCTCAAAATTCAGCACCTCCAATACAAAAACTAGCAGACAAAGTAATAACATACTTCATACCAGCAATCCTAGTAATTGCTTTAATATCTTTTATTGTATGGTATATCGGATTTGGAAGTCCCTTCTTATACAGTTTAAGTATATTTATATCAATTATTGTAGTAGCATGTCCATGTGCACTAGGATTAGCAATACCTACAGCACTAACAGTAGGAGTAGGATTAGCAGCTAAATATGGAATACTAATAAAAGATGGTGAAACATTAGAAGTATCAGAACAAATAACCCATGTATTACTTGATAAAACAGGAACAATTACAGTAGGACAACCAGTATTATCTAATGTAATTAATTACACTGCTGATAAATATGATGATGAAATATTAAAAATATCAAGATCTATAGAACAGTTTTCACAACATCCTATATCATCAGCATTATTTAATAACAAAGATAAAAATGAATTTGAATTATTCACTGTAGATGATTTTGAAAATATTTCAGGTAAAGGAGTTAAAGCAAAAATTGATGATACACAATACTTTATTGGTAATAAAAAAATATTATCCGATGCTAATATAACAATACCTGATAATGTTCTAAACGATTTAGAACAAGAAGAACTTAATATGAAAACAAGTATAATTCTTGCAGATTCTAGTAATGTTCTTGCTATAATATCAGTAGAAGATATGATAAAAGAAAACAGTAGGAAAGCAATCAAAGAATTCCATGACTTAGGTATTAAGACAACAATGGTTAGTGGTGATAATAAAAACAGTGCAGAAAAAATAGCACAAGAAGTAGGTATTGATGGTGTTATTGCTGAGGTATTACCACAGGGAAAACTAGATTATGTAAAAGAACTTCAAAGTAAAGGCGAAATTGTTGGATTTATTGGTGATGGTATCAATGATGCTCCTTCTTTAACAAAGGCAGATGTTGGTATAGCAATAGGTACAGGAACTGATGTTGCAATTGAGTCTGGAGATATTATTTTAATCAATGGTGATTTATTAAATGCAGTTGCTGGAATTCAAATAAGTAAAAAAACAATGTCAAGAGTAAGACTTAATTTATTCTGGGCATTCGCATATAACGTAATATTAATTCCATTAGCAGCAGGTATACTAATACCCTGGAATATATTCTTTAGACCTGAATATAGTGCATTTGCAATGGCTTTAAGCTCAGTTACAGTTATAACATTATCCTTACTCTTAAGAGGATATGTACCAGAAGTATTTAAGGATGAAATATAA
- a CDS encoding preprotein translocase subunit Sec61beta — MAKKRGKSLPASGAGIVRYFDDDTSGIKLTPNQVVIGTIIIALICIALRFTTSVGY, encoded by the coding sequence ATGGCAAAAAAACGAGGAAAATCATTACCAGCTAGTGGAGCAGGTATTGTAAGATATTTTGATGATGATACTTCAGGAATCAAATTAACACCAAATCAAGTAGTAATTGGAACAATAATAATTGCTTTAATTTGTATAGCATTAAGATTCACAACTAGTGTTGGATACTAA
- the thiC gene encoding phosphomethylpyrimidine synthase — translation MTQLEQARKGNITPEMEYVAKKEKIDIEKLRRYIASGKVVIPKNNTTNTLPTGIGKDLHTKINANIGSSTEMEDINVELEKLDILVKYGADAVMDLSTGPKLHEIRKAIRERTNIPLGTVPIYEAGVETTGKGKAIVDMDDDTIFNTIINQAKEGVDFITVHCGINQDSIKAVDDAERIMGIVSRGGALTAAWIMHNEKENPLYKEFDYLLEICREYDVTLSLGDGLRPGCTNDATDLAQIRELTTLGRLVKRSRAAGVQVMVEGPGHVPITQVKANMQIQKTICDGAPFYVLGPLVTDVAPGYDHITAAIGASIAGASGADFLCYVTPAEHLCIPNKEHVKQGVIASKIAAEVSDIAKEIPSTLQREKEMAIARDNFDWEKQFELAIDGETAREYYESEKTSDDDMCSMCGDFCAIKMIKDHENDNE, via the coding sequence GTGACACAATTAGAACAGGCAAGAAAAGGAAATATAACACCAGAAATGGAATATGTAGCTAAAAAAGAAAAAATTGACATTGAAAAACTACGTAGATACATAGCTTCTGGAAAAGTAGTTATACCAAAAAACAATACTACAAATACTCTTCCAACAGGTATAGGTAAAGATTTACACACAAAAATAAATGCTAATATTGGTTCATCTACTGAAATGGAAGATATAAATGTTGAATTAGAAAAACTAGATATATTAGTAAAATATGGTGCTGATGCAGTAATGGATTTAAGTACAGGCCCTAAATTACATGAAATCAGAAAAGCAATAAGAGAAAGAACTAACATACCTCTTGGAACAGTGCCAATATATGAAGCAGGAGTAGAAACAACAGGTAAAGGTAAAGCAATAGTTGACATGGATGATGACACTATATTTAATACCATAATAAATCAGGCAAAAGAAGGTGTAGACTTTATAACTGTACACTGTGGAATAAATCAAGATTCAATAAAAGCTGTGGATGATGCTGAACGTATAATGGGTATAGTTAGTAGAGGTGGAGCATTAACTGCTGCTTGGATAATGCATAATGAAAAAGAAAATCCATTATACAAAGAATTTGATTATCTGCTCGAGATATGTAGAGAATATGATGTAACACTATCTTTAGGGGATGGTTTAAGACCAGGATGTACAAATGATGCAACAGATTTAGCACAAATAAGAGAACTGACAACACTAGGAAGATTAGTAAAAAGATCACGAGCAGCAGGAGTACAAGTAATGGTAGAAGGTCCAGGACACGTACCAATAACACAAGTAAAAGCAAACATGCAGATACAAAAAACAATCTGTGATGGAGCACCTTTCTATGTACTAGGACCATTAGTAACAGATGTAGCACCAGGATATGATCATATAACTGCTGCAATAGGAGCAAGTATAGCAGGAGCATCAGGAGCCGACTTCCTATGCTATGTAACACCAGCAGAACATCTATGTATTCCAAATAAAGAACATGTAAAACAAGGAGTAATAGCATCAAAAATAGCTGCAGAAGTATCAGACATAGCCAAAGAAATACCAAGCACATTACAAAGAGAAAAAGAAATGGCAATAGCAAGAGATAACTTTGACTGGGAAAAACAATTTGAACTAGCAATAGATGGTGAAACTGCAAGAGAATATTATGAAAGTGAAAAAACTTCCGATGATGACATGTGCAGTATGTGTGGAGACTTCTGCGCAATAAAAATGATAAAAGACCATGAAAACGATAACGAATAA
- a CDS encoding DUF126 domain-containing protein, translating to MSTNIKCRKISKGKNTGNAIVTKDPISFLGGVDPNNGVVIDKKHELYNQCITDKILVIPSGKGSTVGSYVIYQMAKNNTAPKAIICQKAEPIIAIGAIISKIPMVDNPSVDIISTINDNDTVTVDADEAVITLN from the coding sequence ATGTCTACTAATATTAAATGTAGAAAAATATCAAAGGGAAAAAACACGGGTAATGCTATTGTAACAAAGGATCCTATTAGTTTTTTAGGTGGAGTTGATCCTAATAATGGTGTTGTTATAGATAAAAAACATGAATTGTATAATCAATGTATTACTGATAAAATATTGGTTATTCCTTCAGGTAAGGGATCTACTGTAGGTTCTTATGTAATTTATCAAATGGCAAAGAATAACACAGCTCCTAAGGCAATTATTTGTCAGAAAGCTGAGCCTATTATTGCAATTGGTGCTATTATTTCTAAAATTCCTATGGTTGATAATCCTAGTGTAGATATTATATCTACTATTAATGATAATGATACTGTCACTGTAGATGCAGATGAAGCAGTCATTACCTTAAATTAA
- the glnA gene encoding type I glutamate--ammonia ligase, with protein MSERDDKIDNIVKQIEENDCKFLRCQFSDIHGIPKNVAVSLKKPSDVEDIIEDGVLFDGSSIDGFVDINQSDLALKPDITTFTPLPWRPDEKGACRFICDVYNTDGTPFEGDPRGVLKSSLKKASDRGYQFNMGPEPEFFVIDKDEEGNYVPADDAEYFDVEPLDQGTDIRKAIVLGLEKLNFNIEVSHHEVAPGQHEIDFKFDDALRTADAVVTFKQAIKALVDNLGYKVTFMPKPFFGINGSGMHCNQSLFKDGKNIFYDPDTETQLSQEALYFIGGLLKHAKALSSILSPTVNSYKRLVPGYEAPCYIAYGLKNRSTLLRIPASRGLGTRIECRSADPSCNPYLAFAVLLEAGLDGLDNKLDPGEPTEYSLFALTPDEIAERGIETLPTSLWEAYHALEQDEVVQNALGDYVYNQFYNIKRAEWDDYRIQVFNYEREKYLNI; from the coding sequence ATGTCAGAACGAGATGACAAAATAGATAATATTGTTAAACAAATTGAAGAAAATGACTGTAAATTTTTAAGATGTCAATTTTCAGACATACATGGAATTCCAAAAAATGTAGCTGTATCACTTAAAAAACCAAGTGATGTAGAAGACATTATTGAAGATGGAGTATTATTCGATGGATCATCCATTGATGGATTTGTAGACATCAACCAAAGTGATTTAGCATTAAAACCAGATATAACAACATTCACACCTCTACCATGGAGACCTGACGAAAAAGGTGCATGCAGATTTATCTGTGATGTATACAATACTGATGGAACACCATTTGAAGGAGATCCAAGAGGAGTATTAAAAAGTTCATTAAAGAAAGCTAGTGATAGAGGATACCAATTTAACATGGGTCCAGAACCTGAATTCTTTGTAATAGACAAAGATGAAGAAGGAAACTACGTACCAGCAGACGATGCAGAATATTTCGATGTAGAACCTCTAGACCAAGGTACAGATATAAGAAAAGCAATTGTATTAGGACTAGAAAAACTAAACTTCAATATTGAAGTAAGCCACCACGAAGTAGCACCAGGACAACATGAAATTGACTTCAAATTCGACGACGCACTAAGAACAGCTGATGCAGTAGTAACATTCAAACAAGCTATCAAAGCATTAGTAGACAACCTCGGATACAAAGTTACATTCATGCCAAAACCATTCTTTGGAATTAACGGTAGCGGAATGCACTGTAACCAAAGTTTATTCAAAGATGGTAAAAACATATTCTACGACCCAGACACAGAAACACAATTATCACAAGAAGCATTATACTTCATAGGAGGATTATTAAAACACGCAAAAGCATTATCCTCAATATTATCACCAACAGTAAACTCATACAAACGTTTAGTACCAGGATATGAAGCACCATGTTACATTGCATACGGACTTAAAAACAGATCCACATTACTAAGAATACCTGCATCCAGAGGATTAGGTACAAGAATTGAATGTAGATCTGCAGACCCATCATGTAACCCATACTTAGCATTTGCAGTATTACTTGAAGCAGGATTAGATGGATTAGACAACAAACTTGACCCAGGAGAACCAACAGAATACAGTTTATTCGCATTAACTCCTGATGAAATAGCAGAACGTGGAATTGAAACATTACCAACAAGTCTCTGGGAAGCATACCACGCATTAGAACAAGATGAAGTAGTACAAAATGCTTTAGGTGACTACGTATACAACCAATTCTACAACATAAAAAGAGCAGAATGGGACGATTACAGAATACAAGTATTCAATTACGAACGTGAAAAATACTTAAACATATAG
- a CDS encoding HesA/MoeB/ThiF family protein: protein MSELYNQMISRQIEIFSKEEQEKIRNTPVVVMGCGGLGGTIIEQLVRSGFENITIIDEDVFDKTNLNRQIRSNLDTINKSKVEVTAQEAKKINPDINIKTYEVHVTEDNISEILQGNEVLIDAVDNVYTRVLISREAKKQDITFIHSAVDETSGQLTIIDKNTPSYEELFKLDSLNKPLEDSKDYLLNISSKKPQVLGVTPAIFGSLEVSETIKYILGRENTVLSPNVLMWDIFDINSFRIIEF from the coding sequence ATGAGTGAACTATACAACCAAATGATATCAAGACAGATAGAAATATTCTCAAAAGAAGAACAAGAAAAAATAAGAAATACGCCCGTTGTAGTTATGGGATGTGGAGGTCTAGGTGGAACAATAATAGAACAACTGGTTAGGTCAGGATTTGAAAATATAACAATAATAGATGAAGATGTTTTCGATAAAACAAATCTAAACCGCCAAATAAGAAGTAACCTAGATACAATAAATAAATCAAAAGTAGAAGTAACAGCACAAGAAGCAAAAAAAATAAACCCTGATATAAACATTAAAACATACGAAGTTCATGTAACCGAAGATAATATTTCAGAGATATTACAAGGAAACGAAGTACTAATAGATGCAGTAGATAATGTATATACAAGAGTATTAATTTCAAGAGAAGCTAAAAAACAAGACATAACCTTTATACATAGTGCAGTAGATGAAACTTCAGGTCAATTAACAATAATTGATAAAAATACTCCATCCTATGAAGAATTATTTAAATTAGACTCATTAAACAAACCCCTTGAAGATTCAAAAGATTATTTATTAAATATTAGTTCTAAAAAACCACAAGTACTAGGTGTAACTCCAGCAATATTTGGATCATTAGAAGTTAGTGAAACAATCAAGTACATATTAGGCAGAGAAAATACTGTATTATCTCCTAATGTATTAATGTGGGACATATTTGATATAAACTCCTTTAGAATAATAGAATTTTAA